The window TGTTACTAGAACGcaatttagtttcaaaattgtATCCGGTTTCTAAACTATATGAAGCCTATCAAAGAAGAATCGTTGAAACCAACGTCACAAACATGAGATACTAATTGAATTCATTATGTGGGGGGCTCTGTTTTCTCTTTGCAGAGTTTAAAGTAACAGGAAACTTACTTTACAGTATCTTGTGACTATAAAAACAGGTTTTCTGAGCCGGTTGCTAATCAGGAGGTGGTGAGGATGCCTGGTCAGGGCGTATCAGTCGGTCTCGCATCGCTTTTACACAAAAGGCCTGAGCCAGCAGCGGTTTTCGGATGGAGGGGAGGTATTGCATCCATTCTTTTCAAGCAAGGGAATTAGCAAGTTAAACCAGCATTTACTATTTTGGATTTTCTCAAGTTGTAATCCAAGTTTGTTTCTCAACACATTTACTTTGGTCCGTTGTAGGCTCTTCTAGACCCGTTTGATTTGCTTGCACCTTATATGACTTAAATAAAGAGACATATTAAACTTGAGTATTTGCTTTTTAGATTTTCCAGTGAAACATATGTTGcctttatacattttattttatagtaaacTGTTTTACTAACATCGGTCAGGGTCATTTGGACATGTTTACGATCACATTTccgaaaattatataaaatgcgGCTTCACAAAGCACACCCACTAAATGCGAATCAAATACAAAGAAGTGGAGAGATACGTAGAAGACGAAGACCTTCTCCACGACAAATGACCCCTTCTCTTTCTCCACCGTTGAGCTCTCGGCACGTAGGCCCCGCAGGTGAGGTAACAAGAAGCCCACCCAAATGAGCATATTCCTGGGCCCCTCACTTTCCAATCTTTGGACACTTCTACCTTTGGACATATCGCTTCCCTCCCCCAGTCAAATCGTCAACAACTTGATTCCAAAAGACCACCTTCATCAATAATTGACGCACAGCTTTTCTTGTAATTTCCACATTTCTGCTGTCATTTTAACCTATTGATATCGaggaagggatgaatgaaattaTTCATTTCACTTTGTATATAATTCGAACATGATTATTTTTCAAAGGTTATGTTCTGTATTGGCTTACCTCTATTAACTAAAAGAATGACGGTGCGAGACTATAGTCCTCTTATATCTAGAATAAGAGCTCGGGTATCTTCCTGGACTGCAAGGCATCTCACCTTTGCGGGTCGTCTGCAGTTGATTGGTTCCGTCTTATATAGCATCATCAATTTCTGGATGGCAGCGTTCCGTTTGCCAAATATGTGTATACAGGAAATTAATAGTATATGCTCTGCGTTCCTCTGGTCTGGCCCGGCACTGTTAGCTCAGAAAGCAAAGATTGCATGGATAGACGTATGTAAACCGAAAGAAGAGGGAGGATTAGGTTTGAGAAATCTTTTGGAAGCAAATAGAGTCTCTTGTTTGAAGCTGATTGGGAGAATTTTGACTGCAAGATCATCTTTATGGGTGCAGTGGATTTGGAAGTATCTTATACGTAAAGGATCGTTCTGGAGTGTGAAGGAGAAGAGTAGCCTTGGATCATGGATGTGGAAGAAGTTATTACAGCTCAGACCGCTGGCTTTGCAGCTAACTAAAGTGGAGATTAACAGTGGTTCTACTACATCTTTTTGGTTTGAAAGATGGTCTCAATTGGGTAAATTGATTGAATTAACTGGAGAGAGAGGGTGTCTCATGCTTGGCATACCTATAAATTCTACAGTTGAGAGGGTTGTTCAGACATACAGAGCTAGGGATCACAGAGACCCTGTTTCCCGACAAATAGAGCAGGAAATTATGGCTTTGCGAAACCGAGGCCTTAATCAGATGGAAGATGTATGTCTGTGGAAAAGGGAGACAGGCTACTATAAGGAAGGCTTCCTCACGTCTCAAACATGGGAGCTGATCAGAATTAAATCGCCAAGAGTGATGTGGCACAAAGGCATTTGGTTCCAGGAAGGTACTCCTAAATTCTCCTTCATAACATGGCTTGCAGTTCATGATAGGCTAGCAACGGGTGATAGGATT of the Brassica rapa cultivar Chiifu-401-42 chromosome A03, CAAS_Brap_v3.01, whole genome shotgun sequence genome contains:
- the LOC103856431 gene encoding uncharacterized protein LOC103856431 isoform X1 translates to MFCIGLPLLTKRMTVRDYSPLISRIRARVSSWTARHLTFAGRLQLIGSVLYSIINFWMAAFRLPNMCIQEINSICSAFLWSGPALLAQKAKIAWIDVCKPKEEGGLGLRNLLEANRVSCLKLIGRILTARSSLWVQWIWKYLIRKGSFWSVKEKSSLGSWMWKKLLQLRPLALQLTKVEINSGSTTSFWFERWSQLGKLIELTGERGCLMLGIPINSTVERVVQTYRARDHRDPVSRQIEQEIMALRNRGLNQMEDVCLWKRETGYYKEGFLTSQTWELIRIKSPRVMWHKGIWFQEGTPKFSFITWLAVHDRLATGDRILRWNPRAISSCWLCNSATESRDHLFFECLYSREVWYGTIGDLAGNRSLHRWSQIIQFLANGLHERNLTFLLRYSFQVVLYAVWHERNVRRVGETSQPAACLIARLDKLVRNRITSLRRKNGRKYEKTMEVWFGRR
- the LOC103856431 gene encoding uncharacterized protein LOC103856431 isoform X2 gives rise to the protein MKVRSSVKKLCEFCKTVKRRRRVYVICSSNPKHKQRQGFSSIAHDGIIPPPLFSEPVANQEVVRMPGQGVSVGLASLLHKRPEPAAVFGWRGGIASILFKQGN